The following coding sequences lie in one Haladaptatus sp. DJG-WS-42 genomic window:
- the pdxT gene encoding pyridoxal 5'-phosphate synthase glutaminase subunit PdxT codes for MSLKAGVIAVQGDVSEHAAAIEKAATSLGERVTAVEIRKAGIVPDCDMLLLPGGESTAISRLLEKEGIDEEIKAHDEAGKPILATCAGLIVAAEDAHDERVKTLDIIDVTVERNAFGRQKDSFEAPLSVTGLDEPFPAVFIRAPLISEVGDGVEILAEWDGRPVAIRDGNVIATSFHPELTADARIHGLAFFDRQ; via the coding sequence ATGAGTCTGAAAGCCGGCGTCATCGCCGTGCAGGGCGACGTCAGCGAACACGCAGCGGCCATCGAGAAGGCCGCAACGTCGCTCGGCGAGCGCGTCACCGCCGTCGAAATCCGCAAAGCGGGAATCGTCCCCGACTGCGACATGCTGCTCCTTCCGGGCGGGGAGTCAACCGCCATTTCTCGGCTGCTCGAAAAGGAGGGCATCGACGAAGAAATTAAAGCCCACGACGAAGCCGGGAAGCCGATTCTCGCCACCTGCGCCGGGCTTATCGTCGCCGCAGAAGACGCCCACGACGAGCGCGTGAAAACGCTCGACATCATCGACGTGACCGTCGAGCGAAACGCCTTCGGTCGCCAGAAAGACAGCTTCGAGGCGCCGCTCTCCGTGACCGGCCTCGACGAGCCGTTCCCGGCCGTGTTCATCCGCGCGCCGCTCATCAGTGAGGTCGGCGACGGCGTCGAGATACTCGCCGAGTGGGATGGCCGCCCGGTCGCCATCCGTGACGGCAACGTGATTGCCACCTCGTTCCATCCCGAACTCACCGCGGACGCGCGCATCCACGGACTCGCCTTTTTCGACCGGCAGTGA
- a CDS encoding metallophosphoesterase family protein, producing the protein MPRVALISDTHIPSRKETIPEWVVEEIEAADYTIHAGDFDSVDAFERVGEIAGETLTACLGNTDPGDLELPAVATLDVADIRFVVTHGQGDPETYKQRVAAIATEHGAGTTIGVSGHTHRVHDEVVDGVRLLNPGSATGAAPALTATMLVVSIDGDAVSVSRIDG; encoded by the coding sequence ATGCCACGCGTGGCACTTATTTCAGACACGCACATTCCCTCCCGAAAAGAGACTATCCCAGAGTGGGTGGTCGAAGAAATCGAAGCCGCGGACTACACGATTCACGCCGGCGATTTCGACTCTGTTGACGCCTTCGAGCGCGTCGGCGAGATTGCAGGAGAAACGCTCACGGCGTGTCTCGGAAACACCGACCCCGGCGACCTTGAACTTCCAGCAGTCGCAACCCTCGACGTCGCTGACATCCGTTTCGTCGTCACGCACGGGCAGGGCGACCCCGAGACGTACAAACAGCGAGTCGCGGCTATCGCCACCGAACACGGAGCGGGCACGACCATCGGCGTCTCCGGGCACACCCATCGTGTTCACGACGAAGTGGTAGACGGCGTCCGCCTGTTGAATCCGGGGAGCGCGACGGGAGCGGCCCCGGCGCTCACAGCGACCATGCTCGTGGTCTCCATCGACGGCGACGCCGTCTCCGTCTCGCGCATCGACGGGTAG
- a CDS encoding TIGR00341 family protein, translating into MRLVQVTIPAGKREAILDTLDDEGIDYVLTDETSGREFTGVVSFPLPTNAVEHVLGRLREVGVEEKAYTVVIDAETVISRRFEALKAKYDESEAGNERIAREELVATAADLAPSMTIYVTMTVVSAVIATAGLLLDSPAVVVGSMVIAPLIGPAMASSVGTVVDDSNLFLRGVKLQFIGFAFAISSAALFAFLIKTIHLIPPGIDPTAIGQVKERLAPDFLSLAVALGAGVAGAFSLSSGVSASLVGVMIAVALIPPAATVGIGIAWGLPMVVLGSGILALVNALSINLAAIAALWYTGYRPDRWFKFDAARTTTLKRVGVLLGAILILSVFLGGVTYASFTSATAEEDIQNQIEQTLSAPGYQQVTLLNVQVEFTDNIITQRPSNVIVSVGVPPDTDKPPLATELNTAIAETLGYDVTVQVRFVELQAA; encoded by the coding sequence GTGCGACTCGTACAGGTCACCATCCCGGCTGGCAAACGTGAGGCGATTCTCGATACGTTGGACGACGAAGGCATCGACTACGTGCTCACCGACGAGACGAGCGGCCGGGAGTTCACCGGTGTTGTGTCGTTTCCCCTTCCGACGAACGCGGTCGAACACGTCCTCGGCCGCCTCCGCGAGGTCGGCGTCGAAGAAAAAGCCTACACTGTCGTCATCGACGCAGAGACCGTCATCTCGCGGCGATTCGAGGCGCTCAAAGCAAAGTACGACGAGAGCGAGGCAGGCAACGAACGAATCGCCCGCGAAGAGTTGGTGGCGACGGCGGCCGACCTCGCGCCGTCGATGACAATCTACGTCACGATGACGGTGGTGAGCGCGGTCATCGCCACCGCTGGCCTCTTGCTCGACTCACCAGCAGTCGTGGTCGGGTCGATGGTCATCGCGCCGTTGATTGGCCCGGCGATGGCCTCAAGTGTGGGGACGGTCGTTGACGACAGTAACCTGTTCCTCCGCGGCGTGAAGCTACAGTTTATCGGGTTTGCGTTCGCCATCTCGTCGGCCGCGCTGTTTGCGTTTCTCATCAAGACGATTCACCTGATTCCACCAGGTATCGACCCAACCGCAATCGGGCAGGTGAAAGAACGCCTCGCTCCCGATTTCCTCTCGCTGGCTGTCGCCCTCGGTGCCGGTGTTGCTGGTGCGTTCAGTCTCTCGTCTGGTGTCTCTGCCTCACTGGTTGGCGTCATGATCGCCGTGGCACTTATCCCACCAGCGGCCACCGTCGGCATCGGCATCGCGTGGGGGCTTCCGATGGTCGTGCTTGGCTCTGGCATCCTCGCGCTCGTTAACGCACTCTCGATAAACCTCGCCGCGATTGCGGCGCTCTGGTACACTGGCTATCGCCCAGATCGCTGGTTCAAATTCGATGCAGCCCGCACGACGACGCTCAAGCGCGTTGGTGTCCTCCTTGGTGCGATTCTCATCCTCTCTGTGTTCCTTGGTGGTGTGACCTACGCGTCGTTCACGAGCGCAACCGCAGAAGAAGACATCCAGAACCAAATCGAGCAGACGCTTTCAGCACCCGGCTACCAGCAGGTGACGCTTCTCAACGTACAGGTTGAGTTTACGGATAACATCATCACCCAGCGTCCATCAAACGTTATCGTCTCAGTCGGAGTGCCACCGGACACTGACAAGCCACCGCTCGCGACAGAATTGAACACCGCAATTGCAGAGACTCTCGGCTACGATGTGACCGTGCAGGTGCGGTTCGTGGAACTCCAAGCCGCCTGA
- a CDS encoding SIMPL domain-containing protein (The SIMPL domain is named for its presence in mouse protein SIMPL (signalling molecule that associates with mouse pelle-like kinase). Bacterial member BP26, from Brucella, was shown to assemble into a channel-like structure, while YggE from E. coli has been associated with resistance to oxidative stress.) — MGYRFITRTLTLAAFVVLAGCLGTIDSPGADSATGQRTIQVSATGEATGEPDQAVVTLGVSAVAASADDARTHVAANVSTMRTALRDADVADDQIQTVSFFIGEERVNDETDSREFRATHLFRLTLTDIESVGSVIDTAIENGATNVQGVQFTLSTERSRELRAIALEDAMENARGQADTLASAASLSITGVQSVETGEVSVGPVFQAAALSAETTIEPGPVTVTAQVRVVYNATA; from the coding sequence ATGGGGTACCGATTCATAACGCGCACCCTCACACTCGCTGCGTTCGTGGTGCTCGCGGGGTGTTTGGGAACGATTGATTCGCCGGGCGCCGATTCTGCCACCGGACAGCGGACGATTCAGGTTTCGGCCACGGGCGAAGCCACCGGCGAACCAGACCAAGCAGTCGTGACGCTCGGCGTCAGCGCAGTCGCTGCTTCTGCTGACGACGCCCGAACACATGTCGCTGCGAACGTTTCCACGATGCGAACCGCGCTCCGTGACGCGGACGTGGCTGACGACCAGATTCAAACCGTCTCGTTTTTCATCGGCGAAGAACGGGTGAACGACGAAACCGACTCGCGTGAATTCCGTGCGACCCACCTGTTCCGGCTAACACTCACCGACATCGAATCGGTCGGCTCGGTCATCGACACAGCCATTGAAAATGGGGCGACAAACGTTCAGGGCGTCCAGTTTACACTCTCGACCGAACGCTCGCGCGAACTGAGAGCCATCGCGCTCGAAGACGCCATGGAAAATGCGCGCGGTCAAGCGGACACACTTGCATCGGCCGCGTCGCTCTCGATAACCGGTGTGCAGTCGGTAGAAACAGGTGAGGTTTCCGTCGGTCCAGTGTTCCAAGCCGCAGCCCTCAGCGCTGAGACGACCATCGAACCGGGACCGGTGACGGTCACGGCACAGGTGCGCGTCGTCTACAACGCGACGGCCTAG
- a CDS encoding bifunctional nuclease domain-containing protein translates to MNASIEAVRVANTPDGPVPVVLLAVEDETDILPIFIGFEEAASIARGMDAIDIGRPLTHDLMLDLVQELGGHIDHVEISTLEDETYIADLYLNTPRDTTVIDARPSDTLALVSRTNAPIHISEAVFEDGRRPLTDFDELRDIREVGQL, encoded by the coding sequence ATGAACGCCAGTATCGAGGCCGTCCGCGTCGCCAACACGCCAGACGGCCCCGTTCCCGTGGTCTTACTCGCCGTGGAGGACGAAACCGATATCCTCCCCATTTTCATCGGCTTCGAGGAAGCCGCGAGCATCGCCCGTGGGATGGATGCCATCGACATCGGCCGCCCGCTCACTCACGACCTCATGCTCGACCTCGTCCAAGAACTCGGCGGCCACATCGACCACGTCGAAATCAGCACGCTCGAAGACGAGACGTACATCGCAGACCTCTATCTCAACACGCCGCGCGATACGACCGTCATTGACGCCCGCCCGAGCGACACCCTCGCCCTCGTCTCGCGCACCAACGCGCCCATCCACATCTCGGAAGCCGTGTTCGAAGACGGCCGCCGCCCGCTCACAGACTTCGACGAACTCAGAGACATTCGGGAGGTTGGCCAACTGTGA
- a CDS encoding GTPase: MIFEDLPTTPRSDELIDKAFSRAARAGRAKKGLDAQQSMLMTAANILSDNLQNVGTSWPDFDDVDPFYYELADALVDVDELRKSLSEVMWAGRKCGDIRKEYQRRVSGDVDTARKVRKQAFARLADVTEEVDDDLKRLNEARDILRKLPDIRPEEPTIVVAGYPNVGKSSFVNAVTNARNATATYPFTTTQVHVGHIERDRIRYQIVDTPGLLDRPADERNDIEAQAVSALEHLADVVLVFVDASASCGYPLADQLALRDALEAQFDNQPVLTVANKIDRSDDVEADCYMSVTENEGVEETLDAAVEAIGYEHEFTIR; the protein is encoded by the coding sequence ATGATTTTCGAGGACCTCCCGACCACGCCGCGGTCGGACGAACTCATCGATAAGGCCTTCTCGCGGGCAGCGCGAGCGGGTCGTGCCAAGAAGGGCCTCGACGCCCAGCAGTCGATGCTGATGACGGCCGCCAACATTCTCTCTGACAATCTCCAGAACGTCGGCACGTCGTGGCCCGACTTCGATGACGTCGACCCCTTCTACTACGAGCTCGCAGACGCGCTCGTAGACGTAGACGAACTCAGAAAAAGCCTCTCCGAAGTGATGTGGGCTGGCCGCAAGTGCGGCGACATCAGAAAGGAGTACCAGCGCCGTGTGAGCGGCGACGTTGACACCGCCCGAAAGGTCAGAAAGCAGGCGTTCGCCCGCCTCGCAGACGTGACCGAAGAGGTTGACGACGACCTGAAACGGCTCAACGAGGCGCGTGACATCCTCCGCAAACTGCCGGACATCCGCCCGGAGGAGCCGACCATCGTTGTCGCCGGTTATCCGAACGTCGGCAAATCGTCGTTCGTAAACGCCGTAACAAACGCCCGCAACGCGACGGCCACCTACCCGTTCACGACGACGCAAGTCCACGTCGGGCACATCGAGCGCGACCGCATCCGCTACCAGATTGTGGACACGCCGGGCCTGCTCGACCGCCCCGCAGACGAGCGCAACGACATCGAAGCCCAAGCTGTGAGCGCACTCGAACACCTCGCCGACGTGGTGCTCGTCTTCGTTGACGCGAGCGCCTCGTGTGGCTACCCACTTGCCGACCAACTCGCCCTCCGCGACGCACTCGAAGCCCAGTTCGACAACCAGCCAGTGCTCACCGTCGCCAACAAAATCGACCGCTCAGACGACGTGGAAGCCGACTGCTACATGAGTGTCACCGAAAACGAAGGCGTCGAAGAAACGCTCGACGCGGCCGTTGAGGCCATCGGCTACGAACACGAGTTCACCATCCGCTAG
- a CDS encoding 5,10-methylenetetrahydromethanopterin reductase, which yields MKGIELTPEHPVSELAAYGKLAEEVGFDTGFVSAHYNNRDPFIALDRIGQATSELRVGPGVVNPYETHPVALASRMATLAEATDGRAVFGLGAGDRSTLTNLGYDRDKPLRRVLETMKVAQRLWVGERVTHDGTFAATDAGLNYEVGEIPVYIGAQGPHMLKMSAKHADGVLINASHPADVEWAAGQIEEGLAMRPDDSDAFDAAAYASVSIAEDGEAAREAARPPVAFIAGGAAPPVLERHGIDPDAAAQIGEQIGAGEFKSAFGAVTDDMIDAFCIAGTPDEVEKKVDAVLSYVDSIVMGSPLGPDIETAIALAGAVLG from the coding sequence ATGAAGGGCATTGAGCTAACCCCTGAACACCCCGTCTCGGAACTCGCAGCGTACGGCAAACTCGCGGAGGAAGTCGGGTTCGACACCGGATTCGTCTCCGCACACTACAACAACCGCGACCCGTTCATCGCGCTCGACCGAATCGGGCAGGCGACGAGCGAGTTGCGGGTCGGCCCCGGCGTCGTCAATCCCTACGAAACCCACCCCGTCGCGCTCGCCTCACGAATGGCGACGCTTGCCGAAGCAACCGACGGCCGTGCGGTGTTCGGGCTGGGGGCGGGCGACCGCTCGACGCTCACCAACTTAGGGTACGACCGCGACAAACCACTGCGTCGGGTGCTCGAAACGATGAAAGTCGCCCAACGGCTGTGGGTAGGCGAGCGCGTCACCCACGACGGGACGTTTGCGGCAACGGATGCAGGCCTCAACTACGAGGTGGGCGAGATTCCCGTCTATATCGGCGCACAGGGGCCGCACATGCTCAAGATGAGCGCGAAACACGCAGACGGCGTCCTGATAAACGCCTCACACCCGGCGGACGTCGAGTGGGCTGCCGGACAGATTGAAGAAGGGCTGGCGATGCGCCCAGACGACAGCGACGCGTTCGACGCCGCCGCCTACGCAAGCGTGAGCATCGCAGAAGACGGAGAGGCGGCACGCGAGGCCGCCCGCCCGCCGGTCGCGTTCATCGCGGGTGGGGCCGCGCCGCCCGTGCTCGAACGCCACGGCATCGACCCCGACGCAGCGGCGCAGATTGGGGAACAAATCGGGGCGGGAGAATTCAAATCGGCGTTCGGTGCGGTCACCGACGACATGATTGACGCCTTCTGTATCGCAGGGACGCCCGACGAGGTCGAGAAAAAAGTGGACGCCGTCCTCTCCTACGTCGATAGCATCGTGATGGGGTCGCCGCTTGGCCCGGATATCGAGACGGCTATTGCCCTTGCTGGGGCGGTCCTTGGGTGA
- a CDS encoding coenzyme F420-0:L-glutamate ligase, which yields MELFSVPDLPEVRPGDDIAALVAGRVSLESDDVVVIASTIISKAEGRQANLADFPAGPRARELAATLEAITGEEKDPRFAQAVLEESTDIVMDAPFLLTETRFGHVGVNAGIDRSNVPDADLLLLPKRPSESAKRIHDELGVPVVVTDTCGRPFRHGQRAVAIGWAGMPASRDWRGEHDRDGRELGVTVQCVVDELAGAANLVSGEGDDGTPVTVVRGWEFGDHGGSENLYRSVETDFVRQALRGWSYEGH from the coding sequence ATGGAACTGTTCTCGGTGCCCGACCTCCCCGAGGTGCGTCCGGGCGACGACATCGCCGCGCTCGTCGCAGGACGCGTCTCGCTCGAATCCGACGACGTCGTGGTGATTGCGAGCACCATCATCTCGAAAGCGGAGGGCAGGCAGGCGAATCTCGCTGACTTTCCGGCTGGCCCTCGCGCCCGCGAACTCGCGGCGACTCTCGAAGCGATAACCGGCGAGGAAAAAGACCCACGCTTCGCCCAAGCCGTGCTCGAAGAATCGACTGACATCGTAATGGATGCGCCCTTCTTGCTCACCGAAACGCGCTTCGGCCACGTTGGCGTGAACGCGGGCATCGACCGTTCGAACGTCCCCGACGCAGATCTCCTTCTCCTGCCGAAACGCCCGAGTGAGAGCGCGAAACGGATTCACGACGAACTCGGCGTGCCCGTGGTCGTGACCGACACCTGCGGGCGACCGTTTCGCCACGGCCAGCGCGCGGTGGCGATTGGGTGGGCAGGCATGCCCGCGAGCCGTGACTGGCGCGGCGAGCATGACCGAGACGGCCGCGAACTCGGTGTGACCGTCCAGTGCGTCGTCGATGAATTGGCAGGCGCGGCGAATCTCGTCTCCGGCGAAGGCGACGACGGCACGCCCGTGACCGTCGTCCGTGGTTGGGAGTTTGGCGACCACGGCGGCAGCGAGAACCTGTATCGGTCTGTCGAGACGGACTTCGTCCGCCAAGCCCTCCGGGGGTGGTCGTATGAAGGGCATTGA
- a CDS encoding DUF3179 domain-containing (seleno)protein, with protein sequence MHRRRFLAATAAGLSAAAGCLTDGSPTEPTTSDPLPTLSLAEQGFPSTICEEEIKTKTIRAIIEPQFGANWDGLEIESKYLRRNQQTLTDHQTIIGLRDGDRARAYPLTILWWHELVNDEFGGPVMVTYCPICGSGLVADRTVAGKPTRFLVSGLLWQAPGVYTVASELENRTFVAYENSSAVSAQVRNNANLVMYDEATRSYWSQILGRAICGPLEGERLTIRPSEVTTWGEWKERYPDTDVLLPPPYSTLVE encoded by the coding sequence ATGCACCGTCGTCGGTTTCTCGCCGCAACAGCCGCCGGACTCAGCGCTGCGGCGGGCTGTCTCACCGATGGGTCGCCAACAGAGCCGACGACCAGCGACCCCCTCCCGACACTTTCACTCGCAGAACAGGGGTTCCCGAGTACGATTTGCGAGGAAGAAATCAAGACGAAAACCATCCGCGCCATCATCGAACCACAGTTTGGCGCGAACTGGGACGGCCTCGAAATCGAGTCGAAGTACCTCCGGCGGAACCAACAGACCCTCACCGACCACCAGACCATAATCGGCCTCCGCGACGGTGACCGCGCGCGAGCCTATCCGCTCACGATTCTCTGGTGGCACGAGCTCGTGAACGACGAGTTCGGGGGGCCAGTCATGGTCACCTATTGTCCGATTTGCGGGAGCGGCCTCGTCGCCGATAGAACCGTCGCAGGCAAACCAACTCGTTTTCTCGTTTCCGGCTTGCTCTGGCAAGCGCCGGGCGTGTACACGGTTGCGAGCGAACTTGAGAACCGGACGTTCGTCGCCTACGAGAACAGTTCGGCCGTTTCAGCGCAGGTGCGGAACAACGCCAATCTCGTGATGTACGACGAGGCGACGCGCTCGTACTGGAGTCAAATCCTTGGTCGCGCCATCTGCGGCCCATTAGAAGGCGAGCGCCTCACCATCCGGCCCTCCGAGGTGACGACGTGGGGCGAGTGGAAGGAACGGTATCCAGACACCGACGTGCTGTTGCCGCCGCCGTATTCGACGTTGGTGGAGTGA
- a CDS encoding MoxR family ATPase — translation MTDADITSAEPSAASTALSIDDTGALAQDIIDNVEQVIVGNHGTVEQIVTAILARGHILLEDVPGVGKTMLSRAVARSVDCSFKRVQFTPDLLPSDITGVNVFNQQTREFEFRPGPIFANFVLGDEINRAPPKTQSSLLEAMEEEQVTVDGDTHRVPLPFTIIATQNSVERNRTYELPMAEVDRFMKKLHLGYPDEDAESEMLLRVVGHHPIEQLQPVASAEALQSARETVSQVSIEEPIRRYVTQIAGYTRENAVLGVSPRGSISLLRAAQARAVIDGRDYVIPDDVQQEAVSVLAHRIQLGADTAGVTKRELVEAALEAVSVP, via the coding sequence ATGACAGACGCCGACATCACTAGCGCTGAACCGAGTGCGGCTTCTACTGCGTTGTCTATCGACGACACAGGCGCACTCGCACAGGACATTATCGACAACGTAGAACAGGTAATCGTTGGGAATCACGGCACCGTCGAGCAGATTGTGACCGCCATCTTGGCTCGCGGTCACATCCTCTTAGAGGACGTTCCCGGCGTCGGGAAAACGATGCTCTCGCGCGCCGTGGCTCGCTCTGTCGATTGCTCGTTTAAACGCGTCCAGTTCACCCCGGATTTGCTCCCCTCTGACATAACCGGCGTCAACGTCTTCAACCAGCAAACCCGCGAGTTCGAGTTCCGCCCCGGCCCGATTTTCGCAAACTTCGTCCTCGGCGACGAGATCAATCGTGCACCGCCGAAAACCCAGAGTTCGCTCTTAGAGGCGATGGAAGAAGAACAGGTGACGGTTGACGGTGACACCCACCGCGTCCCACTCCCTTTTACCATCATTGCAACGCAGAACTCCGTCGAGCGAAATCGCACCTACGAGCTTCCGATGGCCGAAGTCGACCGGTTCATGAAGAAACTCCACCTCGGCTACCCCGACGAGGATGCAGAAAGCGAGATGCTCCTGCGTGTGGTCGGGCATCACCCAATCGAGCAGCTCCAGCCAGTCGCGAGCGCAGAAGCGCTCCAGTCGGCCCGCGAGACGGTTTCGCAGGTGTCCATCGAAGAGCCGATCCGTCGCTATGTCACCCAGATTGCGGGCTACACCCGCGAAAATGCCGTCCTCGGCGTGAGTCCGCGCGGCTCCATTTCGCTGTTGCGCGCCGCCCAAGCCCGCGCGGTCATCGACGGCCGAGACTACGTCATCCCCGACGACGTCCAACAAGAGGCTGTCTCGGTGCTCGCCCACCGTATCCAACTCGGCGCTGACACGGCTGGCGTGACCAAGCGCGAACTCGTCGAAGCCGCGCTCGAGGCCGTTTCGGTTCCATGA
- a CDS encoding DUF58 domain-containing protein translates to MSITRRGIVVVVAVALALAMSYSFGGRALNAIVVPAVIALVAGAIQSTRLPKPEVTRSQPAPGFPGETRTVTLSIDGTNTASASVTDGVAEGLSATNTHFEASVPGTISYDIEYDRRGEHELGPVTVSVRDMFGLFERTFSYPLITRTLVYPRLEDLSDDARHTLNLLFDEAAVISRQEFDSLREYVPGDPLRDIHWKTSAKRDGDLLVAEFIGEAEEDGLSIVAEGDAGRADEMACAAASVAAYVLDAGLSCDVTAPGGHVTRARGDSQRKRVLTLFAQTPAGGVATARREAADVLVSASGDGPTTLSLRDRELAFNDLTRRAAVAADGGSPEP, encoded by the coding sequence ATGAGCATCACCCGCCGAGGTATCGTGGTGGTGGTGGCAGTCGCGCTCGCCCTCGCCATGTCATATTCGTTCGGCGGGCGGGCACTGAACGCGATCGTCGTCCCTGCTGTTATCGCGCTCGTCGCGGGAGCCATCCAGAGCACGCGTCTCCCGAAGCCGGAAGTGACCAGAAGCCAGCCAGCGCCCGGCTTCCCGGGGGAGACCCGGACGGTGACGCTCTCTATCGACGGCACGAACACCGCAAGCGCGAGCGTCACCGATGGCGTTGCAGAGGGGCTTTCTGCCACCAACACCCATTTCGAGGCGTCCGTCCCCGGAACCATCAGCTACGACATAGAGTACGACCGCCGGGGCGAACACGAACTCGGCCCGGTCACGGTTTCGGTGCGAGATATGTTCGGCCTGTTCGAGCGCACCTTTTCGTACCCGCTCATCACGCGGACGCTCGTCTACCCGCGACTCGAAGACCTCTCGGACGACGCGCGCCACACGCTGAATCTCCTCTTTGACGAAGCCGCCGTCATCTCGCGCCAAGAGTTCGATAGCCTGCGTGAATACGTCCCCGGCGACCCGTTGCGCGACATCCACTGGAAGACAAGCGCGAAACGCGATGGCGACCTGCTGGTCGCGGAGTTCATCGGCGAGGCGGAAGAAGACGGCCTCTCCATCGTCGCAGAGGGCGACGCCGGGCGCGCAGACGAGATGGCCTGTGCCGCCGCAAGCGTCGCGGCCTACGTCCTCGATGCGGGGCTCTCGTGTGACGTGACGGCTCCCGGTGGCCACGTCACGCGCGCTCGCGGCGACAGCCAACGAAAGCGCGTCCTCACGCTGTTCGCCCAGACGCCCGCAGGCGGGGTTGCAACCGCCCGCCGCGAGGCTGCAGACGTGCTCGTCTCCGCGTCGGGCGACGGCCCGACGACCCTGTCGTTGCGCGACCGTGAACTGGCTTTTAATGACCTGACTCGCCGGGCTGCGGTGGCTGCAGACGGCGGGAGCCCTGAACCATGA
- a CDS encoding preprotein translocase subunit Sec61beta, whose translation MSKGQNSGGLMSSAGLVRYFDAEDRNAIRIDPKTVVAFGIFFGIMIQVLNAL comes from the coding sequence ATGAGCAAAGGCCAGAACTCCGGCGGTCTCATGTCAAGCGCCGGTCTCGTGCGCTATTTCGACGCAGAAGACCGCAACGCCATCCGCATCGACCCGAAAACGGTCGTTGCCTTTGGCATCTTCTTCGGCATCATGATTCAGGTGCTGAACGCACTGTAA
- the hisE gene encoding phosphoribosyl-ATP diphosphatase has product MSDDIIDELFDLIESRKETLPEGSYTTSLFTHEKGENAVLEKLGEEVTELILAAKDDDHDELAHEAADIVYHMLVLLSMKDMDLEDLRAELANRR; this is encoded by the coding sequence GTGAGCGACGACATTATCGATGAACTGTTCGACCTCATCGAATCGCGCAAAGAAACCCTCCCCGAGGGGTCGTACACCACGTCGCTGTTCACCCACGAGAAGGGCGAAAACGCCGTCCTCGAAAAGCTGGGCGAAGAGGTCACCGAACTCATTCTTGCGGCGAAAGACGACGACCACGACGAACTGGCCCACGAAGCCGCGGACATCGTCTACCACATGCTGGTGCTCCTCTCGATGAAGGACATGGACCTCGAAGACCTTCGCGCGGAACTTGCCAACCGCCGCTGA
- the engB gene encoding GTP-binding protein EngB codes for MFENRPNRDTEIVLVGRSNVGKSTLMRLLTGHKKFNTGKKPGVTRQPNHFDWAPESFMISDLPGFGFMSGVDEDHREEIKTNIVQYIEEYADNIMLGVLVVDGKSVIDIIDRHTTEDSIPHDVEMFYFLRELGIPVVVAVNKMDKVDDKDERLNDLCDRLGLAPPWQQWQDVICPIIAKRGSIDTLNEALREHAHANKRDDLLKFF; via the coding sequence ATGTTCGAAAATCGTCCCAACCGCGACACCGAAATCGTCCTCGTTGGGCGGTCAAACGTCGGAAAATCGACGCTCATGCGCCTGCTCACCGGTCACAAGAAGTTCAACACGGGCAAGAAGCCGGGCGTCACCCGCCAACCGAACCACTTCGACTGGGCTCCAGAGAGCTTCATGATATCCGACCTCCCCGGCTTCGGCTTCATGTCCGGCGTCGACGAAGACCACCGCGAGGAGATCAAGACCAACATCGTCCAGTACATAGAGGAGTACGCGGACAACATCATGCTCGGCGTCCTCGTTGTGGACGGGAAAAGCGTCATCGACATCATCGACCGCCACACGACAGAGGACTCGATTCCCCACGACGTGGAGATGTTCTACTTCCTCAGAGAACTCGGAATTCCCGTCGTCGTCGCCGTCAACAAGATGGACAAGGTAGACGACAAAGACGAGCGCCTGAACGACCTGTGTGACCGTCTCGGCCTCGCCCCACCCTGGCAACAGTGGCAGGACGTTATCTGCCCGATTATCGCCAAACGCGGTAGCATCGACACGCTGAACGAGGCGCTTCGAGAGCACGCCCACGCGAACAAGCGCGACGACTTGCTCAAATTCTTCTAG